One window from the genome of Fulvivirga lutea encodes:
- a CDS encoding tetratricopeptide repeat protein, which produces MMMKHRLYISLFALFLSVAAYAQDADQMNDIYQKANDKLEKGDYRGAALDYSQLINSKFDDNEVYVKRGIANYHLKKYDEAQSDFNDAQKNKVSSGELFGYLGMTKYELKDYQGAASDLERGASMGFKNPEGLFNLGNAKFRLESYQDAVKYYNQAEGAGYSDAALFNNRGKAKATLKDYAAAVTDYDKALQKDAGYDKAVENRAEAHFELKNWEKAAADYDAIIKKGLVDAENYARKGIAEYNAGQTEEAIKSMESAVQRGSKNDQLKLLLGEAYFAKEDYKKAAIYFDQAVRANLEVKTSAAKLGKAYYFSKNYASTETAFTEAINSGNNETETFLYRGLARIELKNEEGAATDLKLAIQKGAKNYEAFYNYGNILFKKEDYEGAVSAYNQAALMKQDDAVLFNNRGKAQYNLGKVFEAVADYSKALELKADYDKALANRAEAYFEMKEWQKAKEDYDRVIATGGVDAEVFANKGVAEYNLEMYDEAAKDMESAVQRGSKNSLLKYYLGNIYSSKDDYKKAAIYFEQAQREGVTEADLPAKLGAAYYFNKNYAAAETTLSTAIEGGRGSNELFLYRGMSRIELKKDAEAKSDLEKAVAGGITDYNAFYHLGNMQFKDAEYQKAIGSYDQAVSLKSDDEVVYNNRGKAKSNLEQYSAAITDFNKALELKPDYTKALENRAEAHYFNKNWTEAIVDYERIKSSGNNDALIYERIGLSKFNAGDFSGAVTDLKSALQRGSENPELNEKLGIALYKAENYKEAYPYLLKASESTTPTVPLAEMTGVTAYQTKNYGKAAEFLTVAIDGASPNKELFTYRGIARINTGDEAGAFEDLKKASANGSQEYEVYEKLGDIYFTKQEYQNAIGAYDKGVAIKSDNPVVFNNRGKAKMMLENYSAAVADFDQALALKPDYGRALLNRGTAKYQINDYNGAVTDLEKAKESSGEDKGIVKMLALSYYQIGKKTEAKTYLDKAISAGVNDGKVFLYRGLIAYDEKDYGNAASNLDNAEKAGEATAEVYEKRGLAKFELQDYAKALADLNKANLAGVDNANLYAKIGISQYEIKSYNEAIESLNKAITKGSNDKEVFYNLGNAQFRTEDYAASIKAYDQAITTGANDELVYNNRGKAKLLLGQAKESIADFDKALQIKPDFQVAQRNRGAAKYEIADYAGAISDLNKIVASGKAEKEEYLYLGVSKYKTNDFTGALADLEQAKALGSQDKLLYYGIGNAQYQAADYEKAIENLQKAVQMDAADAETFWHLGDAQYRLEQYGSAANNIQRAVDMGVSEADAYHNLGHALYEGNNFDGAISALDKAIAANSSYGSAYFHRGNSKFRLKNYQEAIKDYDAAINNGIKNPIVYNNRGKAHQLLENYGVAIADFGKAIEADPQYARAYQNRGETLFKMEKYEEAVRDLSMVDKLVDEADPDVIYFLAESYYGMEEYLRSLSYYDRAIEGGKKDGITYQHRGRALIAAENYSDAIVDIDLAIKAGIKDASIYIDRSRANLYLGNTRGALADLDDAIKTDPNNPDAYYNRAYLHEEAENWEQAITDYNHVIKLSPEDAEAYYSLANARVSQENIGGAMEPINKAIELNPKKPDYHKVKGNIFYRLENTKGACDAWNKAKELGDKKVDFFIKQYCN; this is translated from the coding sequence ATGATGATGAAACATAGATTGTATATATCACTTTTTGCACTCTTTTTATCTGTTGCTGCTTACGCTCAGGATGCAGACCAGATGAATGACATTTATCAAAAAGCAAATGATAAACTGGAGAAGGGAGATTACAGAGGTGCGGCTTTAGACTATTCCCAATTGATCAACTCGAAGTTTGATGATAACGAGGTGTATGTTAAGCGAGGTATAGCAAACTATCACCTGAAAAAATATGACGAGGCACAGTCAGATTTTAATGATGCTCAGAAAAACAAGGTGAGTTCCGGAGAATTGTTTGGTTACCTCGGAATGACCAAATACGAATTGAAAGACTATCAGGGAGCTGCCTCAGACTTGGAAAGGGGAGCGAGTATGGGTTTCAAAAACCCGGAAGGGCTGTTCAACCTGGGTAATGCTAAATTCAGATTAGAGAGTTATCAGGATGCTGTAAAATACTATAATCAAGCTGAGGGGGCTGGTTATTCTGATGCAGCTTTATTTAATAATAGAGGGAAGGCCAAGGCAACACTTAAAGATTATGCAGCTGCTGTTACTGATTATGACAAAGCATTACAAAAAGATGCGGGTTACGACAAGGCTGTTGAAAACAGAGCTGAAGCACACTTTGAGCTTAAAAACTGGGAAAAGGCTGCAGCAGATTATGATGCCATTATCAAAAAAGGACTGGTAGATGCTGAAAATTATGCACGCAAAGGAATTGCAGAGTATAATGCCGGCCAAACAGAAGAAGCCATTAAGAGCATGGAAAGTGCCGTGCAAAGAGGCAGCAAAAACGACCAGTTAAAATTACTTTTAGGGGAAGCTTATTTTGCAAAGGAAGATTACAAAAAAGCCGCTATTTATTTCGATCAGGCTGTGAGGGCAAATCTTGAAGTAAAAACCTCTGCAGCTAAACTAGGTAAAGCCTATTACTTTTCTAAGAATTATGCGAGTACAGAAACAGCCTTTACAGAAGCTATTAACAGTGGGAATAATGAAACGGAAACTTTCCTTTATCGAGGCCTCGCAAGAATAGAATTGAAGAATGAAGAAGGCGCAGCCACTGACTTGAAATTGGCTATTCAAAAAGGCGCAAAGAACTACGAGGCCTTTTATAATTATGGAAACATACTTTTCAAGAAGGAAGATTACGAAGGAGCGGTCAGCGCATACAATCAGGCGGCTTTAATGAAGCAAGATGATGCAGTACTATTTAATAATCGAGGCAAGGCACAGTATAATTTAGGCAAAGTGTTTGAGGCTGTGGCTGATTATTCCAAGGCATTGGAATTAAAAGCGGATTATGATAAGGCATTGGCCAATAGAGCAGAGGCTTATTTCGAAATGAAAGAATGGCAAAAAGCCAAAGAAGATTACGATAGGGTGATAGCCACAGGTGGTGTAGATGCTGAAGTATTTGCTAATAAAGGGGTTGCTGAGTACAACTTAGAAATGTATGATGAAGCTGCCAAGGATATGGAAAGCGCTGTGCAAAGAGGCTCAAAAAATAGTCTGCTTAAATACTATTTAGGCAATATCTATTCATCGAAAGATGACTATAAAAAGGCCGCTATATATTTTGAACAGGCTCAAAGAGAAGGAGTAACGGAGGCTGATTTACCAGCTAAATTAGGTGCGGCTTATTATTTCAATAAGAATTATGCAGCTGCAGAAACCACACTTTCAACGGCTATAGAAGGAGGAAGAGGTTCGAATGAATTATTCCTCTACAGAGGTATGTCACGCATCGAATTAAAGAAGGATGCGGAAGCCAAATCCGATTTGGAAAAGGCCGTAGCAGGTGGTATAACAGATTACAATGCCTTCTACCACTTGGGTAATATGCAATTTAAGGATGCCGAATATCAAAAGGCTATTGGCAGCTATGATCAGGCGGTTAGTTTGAAGTCCGATGATGAAGTGGTGTATAATAATCGAGGGAAGGCCAAATCAAACCTTGAGCAGTACTCTGCAGCTATTACTGATTTTAATAAGGCTTTAGAACTCAAACCTGATTATACCAAAGCTTTAGAGAATCGTGCAGAAGCACATTACTTCAATAAAAACTGGACAGAGGCCATTGTTGATTATGAAAGAATAAAAAGTAGTGGCAATAATGATGCGCTGATATACGAGCGTATTGGTTTGTCGAAGTTTAATGCTGGAGATTTTTCAGGAGCAGTAACAGATTTAAAATCGGCCTTACAGAGAGGTTCAGAAAACCCTGAATTGAATGAAAAATTAGGGATTGCATTATACAAAGCTGAAAATTACAAAGAAGCGTATCCTTATTTATTAAAGGCTTCTGAGTCCACCACTCCAACTGTCCCACTTGCTGAGATGACAGGTGTAACTGCCTATCAAACTAAAAATTATGGTAAGGCTGCTGAGTTTTTAACTGTGGCGATTGATGGAGCATCTCCTAACAAAGAACTATTCACGTATCGAGGTATTGCAAGAATTAATACGGGTGATGAGGCAGGTGCTTTCGAGGATTTGAAAAAGGCTTCAGCGAATGGAAGTCAGGAATATGAAGTGTATGAAAAGCTAGGCGACATTTATTTCACCAAACAGGAGTATCAGAATGCAATAGGCGCCTATGACAAAGGTGTGGCTATTAAATCTGATAACCCGGTAGTGTTTAACAACCGTGGCAAAGCAAAAATGATGTTGGAAAACTATTCTGCTGCTGTGGCTGATTTTGATCAAGCGTTGGCGCTCAAACCCGATTATGGCAGAGCATTGCTCAATAGAGGAACCGCCAAATATCAGATCAATGATTATAATGGAGCCGTTACCGATCTTGAAAAAGCTAAAGAATCTTCTGGTGAAGACAAAGGCATTGTAAAGATGTTGGCCCTTTCCTACTATCAAATTGGTAAAAAGACAGAGGCCAAAACCTATTTAGATAAGGCAATTTCTGCAGGGGTAAATGATGGAAAAGTATTCTTATACCGGGGTTTGATTGCGTATGATGAAAAGGATTATGGAAATGCTGCGTCTAACCTGGATAATGCTGAAAAAGCAGGAGAAGCAACTGCTGAAGTATACGAAAAACGCGGTTTGGCAAAGTTTGAACTGCAGGATTATGCAAAAGCATTGGCAGACCTAAATAAAGCCAACCTGGCAGGTGTCGATAATGCTAACTTATACGCTAAAATTGGTATCAGTCAGTATGAAATCAAGAGCTATAATGAGGCCATAGAATCTTTAAACAAAGCTATAACTAAAGGTTCCAATGATAAGGAAGTGTTTTATAATCTCGGTAATGCCCAGTTTAGAACAGAAGATTATGCAGCTTCCATTAAAGCGTATGATCAGGCCATTACTACCGGAGCAAATGACGAATTGGTGTATAACAATCGCGGAAAAGCAAAACTACTGCTTGGACAAGCAAAAGAATCCATAGCGGATTTCGATAAGGCTCTTCAGATTAAGCCAGACTTTCAGGTAGCTCAAAGAAACAGAGGTGCAGCGAAGTATGAAATCGCTGATTATGCTGGAGCAATTTCCGATTTGAACAAGATTGTGGCATCAGGAAAGGCAGAAAAAGAAGAGTATTTGTATCTGGGTGTATCGAAATATAAGACCAATGACTTTACAGGTGCATTGGCAGATTTAGAGCAAGCCAAAGCATTAGGTTCGCAAGATAAATTGTTGTACTACGGCATTGGTAATGCGCAATATCAAGCTGCTGATTATGAGAAGGCCATTGAAAATTTACAAAAAGCTGTGCAGATGGATGCCGCTGATGCAGAAACCTTTTGGCATTTGGGTGATGCACAGTACAGGTTAGAGCAATATGGCAGTGCGGCTAATAATATTCAGCGTGCTGTGGATATGGGTGTTTCTGAAGCTGACGCTTATCACAACTTAGGTCATGCGTTGTATGAAGGAAATAATTTTGACGGAGCCATCAGTGCTTTGGATAAAGCCATTGCTGCTAATAGTTCTTATGGTTCAGCCTATTTCCATCGAGGAAATTCCAAATTCAGATTAAAGAATTATCAGGAAGCCATCAAAGATTATGACGCTGCCATAAACAATGGCATTAAAAACCCTATTGTTTATAACAATCGAGGTAAGGCTCATCAACTATTAGAAAACTATGGCGTGGCTATAGCGGATTTCGGTAAAGCCATAGAGGCTGATCCGCAATACGCACGAGCTTATCAAAACAGAGGTGAAACACTGTTTAAAATGGAGAAGTATGAGGAAGCAGTACGTGATCTTTCTATGGTAGATAAATTAGTAGATGAGGCTGATCCTGATGTTATTTATTTTTTGGCAGAGTCTTATTATGGAATGGAAGAGTACTTACGTTCGCTTTCATATTATGATCGTGCCATTGAAGGAGGTAAAAAAGATGGCATAACCTATCAGCATAGGGGCAGAGCGTTAATTGCCGCTGAAAATTATTCAGATGCCATTGTTGATATCGACTTGGCCATTAAAGCGGGGATAAAGGATGCCTCTATTTATATTGATAGATCGAGAGCTAACTTATATTTAGGTAATACCCGTGGTGCTTTAGCTGATCTGGATGACGCCATAAAAACGGATCCGAATAACCCAGATGCTTATTACAATAGAGCATACTTGCATGAGGAGGCCGAGAATTGGGAGCAAGCAATTACCGATTACAACCATGTGATAAAATTGAGTCCAGAAGATGCTGAAGCTTATTATAGCTTAGCCAATGCTCGTGTTTCACAGGAGAATATTGGCGGTGCTATGGAACCTATCAATAAAGCAATTGAATTAAACCCTAAAAAACCTGATTACCATAAAGTAAAGGGTAATATTTTCTATCGTTTAGAAAATACAAAAGGAGCTTGCGATGCTTGGAACAAAGCCAAAGAATTGGGTGATAAAAAGGTGGACTTTTTTATAAAGCAGTATTGTAATTAA
- a CDS encoding GIY-YIG nuclease family protein: MSILKNYTVYILQCADDSYYVGMTNDIDRRLAEHQQGLNRGYTNSRRPVKLVFTEHFSDVNHAFEFEKQIKGWRRAKKEALIKGEWDLLPELSKAYKK; this comes from the coding sequence ATGAGCATTCTAAAAAACTATACGGTTTATATCCTTCAATGTGCAGATGACTCTTATTATGTTGGCATGACAAATGACATCGATAGGAGGCTAGCGGAACATCAACAAGGCTTAAATAGGGGCTATACTAACTCTAGGCGGCCGGTCAAATTAGTTTTCACCGAACATTTTAGTGATGTTAATCATGCGTTTGAGTTTGAGAAGCAAATAAAAGGTTGGAGAAGAGCCAAAAAAGAAGCTTTAATTAAAGGAGAATGGGATTTGTTGCCTGAATTGTCTAAGGCTTATAAGAAATAG
- a CDS encoding thermonuclease family protein: protein MIRRVSTVLFSLITVIASAQTYDQDFTGKVVNVIDGNTIEVENENDEVIKFILSEVDCPEPGQTLSEEAKAFTEDLILKKKVQVELKGKDWLGNRLAVITLKNGTVLHEELLKEGLAWADRKASSTSSNLEASAKAKKIGLWTENEPTPPWIYRRQQTMMQAKSR from the coding sequence ATGATAAGAAGAGTTAGTACCGTTTTATTTTCGCTGATCACTGTTATCGCAAGCGCTCAAACCTATGATCAGGATTTTACTGGTAAGGTGGTAAATGTAATAGATGGGAATACCATAGAGGTAGAGAATGAAAACGATGAGGTGATTAAATTCATACTAAGCGAGGTTGATTGCCCTGAGCCGGGTCAGACGTTAAGTGAAGAAGCCAAGGCATTTACTGAAGATTTAATTCTAAAGAAAAAAGTGCAAGTAGAGTTAAAAGGTAAAGATTGGTTGGGTAACCGACTTGCTGTCATCACATTAAAGAATGGTACGGTTTTACACGAAGAATTATTAAAAGAAGGCTTGGCTTGGGCTGATAGAAAAGCATCATCTACTTCAAGTAACCTTGAGGCTAGCGCCAAGGCCAAAAAAATAGGCTTATGGACCGAAAACGAGCCTACACCGCCATGGATTTATCGCAGACAGCAAACCATGATGCAGGCCAAGAGCCGCTAG
- the deoC gene encoding deoxyribose-phosphate aldolase: MNNLNRFIEHTNLKPTITGKDVDTLIKEAKEFGFVGACVPPFWVKRASREIGDADVQLVTVIGFPLGYNMTETKVEEMKLAMRDGADELDLVMNVSAIKDGMPWPKIEFAKCSKLAHEEGKILKVIIETAYLNDDEIKIACKLCADAGVDYVKTSTGFAGEGAKEDHVKLMRSVLPSSVGIKASGGIKTLDQTLALIKAGADRIGTSSGVDIMQELKNN, encoded by the coding sequence ATGAATAATCTCAATCGTTTCATTGAGCACACCAATTTAAAGCCTACAATCACAGGCAAAGATGTCGATACGCTTATTAAAGAAGCCAAAGAATTTGGTTTTGTGGGTGCATGTGTACCACCGTTTTGGGTGAAGCGTGCCAGTCGCGAAATTGGTGATGCCGATGTGCAATTAGTTACAGTTATTGGGTTTCCGTTGGGTTACAATATGACAGAAACCAAAGTGGAAGAAATGAAACTGGCCATGAGAGATGGTGCTGACGAGTTGGATTTAGTGATGAATGTATCGGCAATAAAGGATGGGATGCCCTGGCCGAAAATTGAATTTGCCAAGTGTAGCAAATTGGCTCATGAAGAAGGTAAAATACTCAAGGTAATTATTGAAACGGCCTATTTGAATGATGACGAAATCAAGATCGCTTGTAAGCTTTGTGCTGATGCAGGTGTCGATTATGTGAAAACATCTACAGGATTTGCTGGAGAAGGTGCAAAAGAAGATCACGTTAAATTAATGCGTAGTGTTTTGCCTTCCAGCGTAGGCATTAAAGCTTCTGGGGGTATAAAAACGCTGGATCAAACCCTTGCCCTTATCAAAGCAGGTGCAGATCGAATTGGCACATCGAGCGGTGTGGACATTATGCAAGAATTAAAAAACAACTAA
- a CDS encoding NADP-dependent glyceraldehyde-3-phosphate dehydrogenase: protein MNTLESIFKSESEIPSEFLPEKNIVQREYLVNGKLLTWDGPLNEVKSPVFVKESDGLKQRVLGSTPLLTENESLQALDAAVKAYDLGHGAWPTMSVAARIAHVQTFLKKMKEKRDEVVNLLMWEIGKNLKDSQKEFDRTCDYMHDTIEGLKELDRKSSSFEVEQGIIGQIRRVPLGVALCMGPYNYPLNETFTTLIPALIMGNTVVFKPAKFGVLLIKPLLEAFKDSFPPGVINIIYGRGRDTVGALMASGKIDVLAFIGTNKGANDLKRLHPKPHRLRSVLGLDAKNPGIVLKDADIDVAVDECIAGSLSFNGQRCTALKLIFVHSSIVDEFNKKFVAKVSELKAGLPWEDGVSLTPLPEPGKVDYLKDLVEDAGNHGASIINEGGGESNETFFFPAVLYPVNSKMKVYNEEQFGPVVPIVPFDDEKEAINYVVNSNFGQQLSIFSQDSKSIGRMVDLFANQVGRININAQCQRGPDTFPFNGRKDSAEGTLSVSDALRAFSIRIIVAAKYNDPNKKIINDIVSNGESAFLTRDYIF from the coding sequence ATGAATACTTTAGAATCAATTTTTAAATCAGAATCTGAAATTCCATCGGAGTTTCTTCCTGAGAAGAATATTGTGCAGAGAGAATATCTTGTTAATGGCAAGCTCCTTACCTGGGATGGTCCATTAAATGAGGTAAAGAGCCCAGTGTTTGTCAAAGAGTCTGATGGATTAAAGCAGAGGGTTTTAGGTTCTACACCATTACTTACCGAAAATGAATCATTGCAAGCTCTGGATGCTGCCGTAAAAGCTTATGATTTAGGACATGGTGCATGGCCTACCATGTCGGTAGCTGCCAGAATAGCTCATGTTCAGACCTTTCTTAAAAAAATGAAGGAAAAGCGTGATGAGGTGGTTAACCTTTTAATGTGGGAGATAGGCAAAAACCTGAAAGACTCACAAAAAGAATTTGACCGTACCTGCGACTACATGCACGATACTATTGAGGGCTTGAAGGAGCTGGATCGCAAGTCTTCAAGTTTTGAAGTAGAGCAGGGAATTATAGGACAAATTAGAAGAGTGCCTCTTGGTGTCGCTTTATGTATGGGGCCATACAACTATCCATTAAATGAGACCTTCACTACGCTAATTCCTGCTTTGATAATGGGAAATACTGTAGTATTTAAGCCTGCAAAGTTCGGTGTGTTGTTGATCAAACCTTTACTAGAGGCGTTTAAAGATAGTTTTCCTCCTGGGGTAATCAACATTATTTATGGTAGAGGTAGAGATACAGTAGGTGCTTTGATGGCATCCGGAAAGATTGATGTATTAGCCTTTATTGGTACTAACAAAGGAGCGAATGACCTTAAAAGATTGCACCCAAAACCACATAGACTAAGATCAGTTTTAGGTCTTGATGCTAAAAACCCAGGTATAGTATTGAAGGATGCTGATATTGATGTGGCTGTTGATGAATGCATTGCGGGATCATTATCTTTTAATGGACAACGTTGTACAGCATTGAAGTTGATTTTTGTACACTCCAGTATTGTTGATGAGTTTAATAAAAAGTTTGTTGCTAAGGTATCTGAGTTAAAAGCCGGGCTTCCTTGGGAAGATGGAGTTTCTCTTACTCCATTACCAGAGCCCGGTAAAGTTGATTATTTGAAAGATTTAGTCGAAGATGCAGGAAACCATGGTGCCAGTATCATCAACGAAGGTGGAGGAGAATCAAATGAGACCTTTTTCTTTCCTGCTGTTTTGTATCCTGTGAACTCAAAAATGAAAGTTTATAATGAGGAACAGTTTGGTCCTGTAGTGCCAATCGTTCCTTTTGACGATGAGAAGGAAGCGATAAACTATGTCGTGAATTCAAACTTTGGTCAGCAACTGAGTATATTCAGTCAAGATTCTAAATCTATAGGGCGCATGGTCGATTTGTTTGCCAATCAAGTAGGTAGGATTAACATCAATGCACAATGTCAGCGCGGGCCGGATACTTTTCCATTTAATGGAAGAAAGGATTCAGCAGAAGGAACACTTTCAGTTTCAGATGCATTGAGAGCTTTTAGTATAAGAATAATTGTGGCTGCTAAGTATAATGATCCAAACAAAAAGATTATTAATGATATTGTAAGTAATGGCGAGTCTGCGTTTTTGACTAGGGATTATATATTTTAG
- a CDS encoding acylphosphatase yields the protein MIKHFNITVSGKVQGVFYRASTKHKAEDLGIVGFVKNMPDGSVYIEAEGKMEQLSSLIDWCKIGPTHARVENVHFVPGDVMDFTGFDIRY from the coding sequence ATGATTAAACACTTCAATATCACAGTTTCTGGCAAAGTACAAGGCGTTTTTTACCGTGCTTCCACCAAACATAAGGCTGAGGATTTAGGCATTGTGGGCTTTGTGAAAAATATGCCTGATGGCTCTGTATATATAGAAGCCGAAGGTAAAATGGAGCAGTTGAGCAGCTTAATTGACTGGTGTAAAATAGGTCCAACCCACGCCAGAGTAGAAAATGTTCATTTTGTGCCAGGAGATGTGATGGATTTTACAGGGTTTGATATTAGGTATTAA
- a CDS encoding GIY-YIG nuclease family protein: MTKGGSIYILTNMNNTTLYVGVTSDLYSRLIEHKEKKYSTSFTSRYNLNKLVYFESFHSIEEAIDREKQLKGGSRKKKVDLIDSSNPDWRDLFDEVASW, from the coding sequence ATGACTAAAGGAGGCAGTATCTACATTCTTACCAATATGAACAATACCACATTGTATGTAGGTGTGACTTCTGATTTGTATTCTAGATTAATCGAGCACAAAGAAAAGAAATACTCTACGAGCTTTACATCAAGATATAACTTAAATAAGCTTGTCTATTTTGAGTCTTTTCATTCTATAGAAGAGGCTATCGATCGAGAAAAGCAATTAAAAGGAGGTTCTCGTAAAAAGAAGGTTGATTTAATCGATTCATCAAATCCAGATTGGAGAGATCTTTTTGATGAAGTAGCAAGTTGGTAG
- a CDS encoding pyridoxal phosphate-dependent decarboxylase family protein, with translation MYWESYSHAKMKEIIFGALEQNLDYREKPVLGLPASYLDPEVFYDDAPFLKDAPYLSTLIANPNHIGCHTLTASEAAFRGTHKIEKELIDLCAKEIFEGGEDEFDGYVASGGTEANIQGMWILKNYFINELSAKPEEIALVYSEDAHYSMPKGASLLSLKKVVTKVEEETRRVTKESTIEAINEAKIQGAKYFIVVANMSTTMFGSVDDINEITGWLDELAIEYRVHVDGAYGGYIYPFVTDNADYTFKNPKVFSFSLDGHKMLQSPYGTGIYLVRKGYMHHALTEEANYVKGKDYTLIGSRSGANAIAVWMIMRTYGSEGWVNKIKGLLKKTDRLCDSLDERGIEYFRNPKMNIVTIKGKYIPESLAEKYLLVPESHDGVANWYKIVVMDHVTQGLIDKFLMELDAK, from the coding sequence ATGTACTGGGAAAGTTATTCGCACGCCAAAATGAAGGAAATCATCTTTGGTGCTTTGGAGCAAAATCTTGATTACAGAGAAAAGCCTGTTTTAGGTTTGCCGGCTTCTTACCTTGATCCGGAGGTGTTTTATGATGATGCCCCTTTCTTAAAAGATGCACCCTATCTTTCTACATTAATCGCTAATCCAAATCATATCGGCTGTCATACGCTCACAGCATCTGAAGCAGCATTTAGAGGTACACACAAAATTGAAAAAGAGCTTATTGACCTTTGTGCAAAGGAGATATTTGAAGGCGGTGAGGATGAGTTTGACGGCTATGTAGCTTCGGGAGGTACTGAAGCTAACATTCAGGGAATGTGGATATTAAAAAACTATTTCATCAATGAACTAAGCGCCAAGCCTGAAGAAATTGCTTTGGTTTATTCCGAAGATGCCCATTACTCCATGCCGAAAGGAGCTTCATTACTCAGCCTTAAAAAGGTAGTAACCAAAGTGGAAGAAGAAACAAGAAGAGTAACTAAGGAAAGTACGATTGAAGCTATTAATGAAGCTAAAATACAAGGTGCTAAATACTTTATCGTTGTTGCTAATATGTCTACTACTATGTTTGGCTCAGTAGATGATATCAATGAAATAACGGGTTGGCTGGATGAATTAGCGATAGAATACAGAGTACATGTGGATGGTGCTTATGGTGGTTATATCTATCCGTTTGTTACAGATAATGCCGACTATACATTTAAGAATCCAAAGGTTTTTTCGTTCAGTCTTGACGGTCATAAAATGCTCCAATCTCCTTACGGTACAGGGATTTATCTGGTAAGAAAGGGCTACATGCACCATGCCCTTACGGAAGAAGCCAATTACGTAAAAGGAAAAGATTATACACTTATCGGAAGTAGATCTGGTGCTAATGCCATTGCCGTTTGGATGATCATGCGTACCTATGGCAGTGAAGGTTGGGTCAATAAAATAAAAGGCCTTCTTAAAAAAACAGATAGGTTGTGCGATAGCCTGGATGAAAGAGGAATTGAGTATTTCCGTAATCCGAAAATGAATATTGTTACCATAAAGGGTAAATACATTCCGGAGTCTTTGGCTGAGAAGTATCTACTAGTTCCTGAATCACATGATGGCGTGGCCAACTGGTATAAGATTGTGGTAATGGATCACGTTACTCAAGGGCTGATCGATAAGTTTTTGATGGAGTTGGATGCGAAGTAA
- a CDS encoding SDR family oxidoreductase: MKDKVVVITGGSSGIGKALAEEFGKKGSKIVITGRKKEALDEALTSLKSQGIEAIAIQGDVSKEEDNAIMAKETVEAFGKIDILINNAGISMRAPFNDVDLDVIRKVMDINYWGAIYATKYCLPEIIKNKGSVIGISSIAGFRGLPGRVGYSSSKFALQGFLESLRTELLKTGVHVLTACPGFTASNIRKTSLTADGTAQGESPRKEEKMMTAEECAVRIYKATVKRKKYIIMTAQGKMTVFLNKWFPGLMDKMVYNVMAKEENSPFK, translated from the coding sequence ATGAAAGATAAGGTAGTAGTAATTACTGGCGGATCATCGGGAATTGGAAAAGCATTAGCGGAGGAGTTCGGTAAGAAAGGTTCTAAAATCGTAATTACAGGAAGAAAAAAGGAAGCATTAGATGAAGCATTGACCTCATTAAAATCTCAGGGCATAGAGGCTATAGCCATTCAAGGTGATGTGAGCAAAGAGGAAGACAATGCTATCATGGCCAAGGAAACAGTGGAAGCCTTTGGAAAAATAGATATACTCATTAACAACGCAGGTATATCTATGCGAGCTCCATTTAATGATGTGGACTTAGATGTAATTCGCAAAGTAATGGACATCAACTACTGGGGTGCCATTTACGCTACAAAGTATTGTCTGCCCGAAATTATTAAAAACAAAGGCTCAGTAATTGGTATTTCTTCTATCGCAGGGTTTAGGGGACTGCCGGGAAGAGTAGGTTATTCTTCTTCCAAGTTTGCTTTGCAAGGTTTTCTTGAATCTTTAAGAACTGAACTACTTAAAACCGGTGTGCACGTGCTTACTGCCTGCCCTGGATTTACGGCATCAAATATTCGTAAAACTTCTTTAACCGCAGATGGTACCGCACAAGGTGAATCGCCAAGAAAAGAAGAAAAAATGATGACTGCTGAAGAATGTGCTGTCAGAATTTATAAGGCTACTGTAAAAAGGAAGAAATACATCATCATGACAGCACAGGGAAAAATGACCGTTTTTCTGAACAAATGGTTTCCCGGGTTGATGGATAAAATGGTTTACAATGTAATGGCCAAAGAGGAAAACTCGCCATTTAAATAG